The following coding sequences are from one Triticum aestivum cultivar Chinese Spring chromosome 5A, IWGSC CS RefSeq v2.1, whole genome shotgun sequence window:
- the LOC123106207 gene encoding kinesin-like protein KIN-14E isoform X3: MDPMEGDAASAAGDDPMDFTWTAGVDPDPDPAPNPPQEAEAEAESMILVSGPRVAVSGLRRADCRAGECVLFVNSGGCAIQGDHPSANLFSSDSFFQGGESIETSETIVEGGDYPSLYSSARYGDFTYTFDGLAPGDYYLDLHFAEIVHTAGPTGIRSFDVLVQQDKILSQLDVFKVVGGNRPLQVLDIRAFVGSNGAIIIDFKGVRGNPMVCGICIRKSPATPAAKLGARGSGLCKKCLTDVEISSPIQKRTAKLISKYEKQIEELTSQCSIKSDECSMAWSLVESTNQELDRLKMELHQKLVQTDNFEQVLDTQTDQLRKVSQNYENDKKLWAAAISNLESKIKAMKQEQALLSLEAHDCAHAIPDLSKMIEAVRALVAQCDDLKMKYHEEMAKRKKLHNIVQETKGNIRVFCRCRPLSKVETSSGCKCVVDFDGANDGDIGIINGGTAKKTFKFDRVYTPKDDQAEVYADASPLVTSVLDGYNVCIFAYGQTGTGKTFTMEGTERNRGVNYRTLEELFKIAEERKDTVTYNISVSVLEVYNEQIRDLLATSPSSKKLEIKQAGEGSHHVPGIVEAKVEDINEVWDVLQTGSNSRAVGSNNVNEHSSRSHCMLCIMVRAKNLINGDCTRSKLWLVDLAGSERLAKTDAQGDRLKEAQNINRSLSALGDVISALASRSSHIPYRNSKLTHLLQDSLGGDSKALMFVQISPSDNDASETLSSLNFASRVRGIELGPAKKQVDTAELQKVKQMLERSKQEAKLKEESLRKLEENCQNLESKAKGKEQLYKNLQDKVKELESQLDSKMHSQITSEKSQLSGKLKEKEEACTALQHKIVELERKLGQQQQSDSEVAALKQTIEEVELKLKEQEEQRSAAESKAMEMGQELLEAQKTESMLQSKLLDLEKKLQEMTKLKDASTMPDPKPQDASSTMMPEPKPQGTSSTTMPEPSNNNLVTRVLPATPVETNVVPACCAREEAMSEKAQQHRRILRSSDSANKRSLFAPEAAVVNERKRKGEESHPRAGGGGGGGGRQNAGRKRSSMQGEVENQLPAAAAAVARKRSLQGGEVRSKRASIPARPWTSAAAAAQKVVVAPGSRMTRQQQQQAAASSNKTKGWVR; this comes from the exons ATGGACCCGATGGAAGGCGACGCGGCGAGCGCGGCGGGCGACGACCCCATGGACTTCACCTGGACCGCGGGcgtcgaccccgaccccgaccccgcgcCCAACCCGCcgcaggaggcggaggcggaggcggagtccaTGATCCTCGTCTCCGGCCCGCGCGTCGCCGTCTCCGGCCTCAGGCGGGCCGACTGCCGCGCAG gTGAATGCGTCCTGTTCGTCAACTCCGGCGGGTGCGCCATCCAAGGCGACCATCCCTCTGCAAACTTGTTTTCCAGCGACTCTTTCTTTCAAGGAGGGGAGTCGATAGAGACATCCGAGACCATAGTTGAAGGCGGCGACTATCCCTCGCTCTACAGCTCGGCACGCTACGGCGATTTCACCTACACATTCGACGGCCTTGCCCCTGGAGACTATTACCTGGATCTGCATTTCGCGGAGATAGTGCACACTGCCGGGCCAACAGGAATCAGATCTTTTGATGTCCTCGTGCAACAAGACAAG ATTTTGTCTCAACTTGATGTGTTCAAGGTGGTCGGAGGTAACAGGCCCCTTCAGGTTCTTGACATCAGGGCTTTTGTCGGGAGCAATGGTGCTATCATCATCGATTTCAAGGGAGTAAGAGGAAACCCCATGGTTTGTGGCATCTGCATTCGGAAATCCCCAGCAACACCAG CGGCAAAGTTAGGTGCACGCGGGAGTGGCTTATGCAAAAAATGCTTAACTGATGTTGAGATTTCTTCACCTATTCAG AAAAGGACAGCTAAACTCATCTCAAAGTACGAAAAACAGATCGAGGAGCTAACCAGCCAGTGCTCCATCAAGTCTGACGAGTGCTCCATGGCGTGGTCTTTAGTAGAATCTACCAATCAAGAACTTGACAGGCTTAAGATGGAGCTTCACCAAAAGCTTGTGCAAACTGATAATTTTG AACAAGTCCTTGACACACAAACGGACCAACTAAGAAAAGTTTCTCAGAACTACGAAAATGACAAGAAACTATGGGCTGCTGCCATATCTAACTTGGAGAGCAAAATCAAG GCCATGAAACAAGAGCAAGCACTGTTATCTCTTGAAGCACACGACTGTGCGCACGCGATTCCTGATTTGAGTAAGATGATTGAAGCTGTTCGAGCCTTAG TTGCACAGTGTGACGATCTGAAAATGAAGTACCACGAGGAGATGGCCAAGAGAAAGAAACTTCATAATATTGTCCAGGAGACAAAAG GAAATATTAGAGTTTTCTGCAGATGCCGCCCCTTGAGCAAAGTTGAGACATCGTCAGGGTGCAAATGTGTTGTAGATTTTGATGGAGCAAATGATGGCGACATTGGGATTATAAATGGTGGAACAGCAAAAAAGACATTCAAGTTTGACAGAGTCTACACCCCAAAGGATGACCAAG CTGAGGTTTACGCCGATGCATCTCCACTAGTCACGTCAGTGCTAGATGGATACAATGTATGCATATTTGCATACGGACAAACAGGAACCGGGAAGACCTTCACCATGGAAGGGACTGAAAGGAACAGAGGAGTAAACTATAGAACTCTGGAGGAGTTGTTCAAGATTGCTGAGGAGAGAAAAGACACTGTCACGTACAACATATCTGTTAGTGTGCTTGAGGTGTACAATGAACAAATCAGAGACCTCCTTGCAACATCCCCTTCATCTAAGAA GTTGGAGATCAAACAAGCAGGTGAAGGATCCCATCATGTGCCCGGCATAGTTGAGGCCAAAGTTGAGGACATAAATGAAGTTTGGGATGTCTTACAAACTGGAAGCAATTCGAGGGCTGTAGGGTCAAACAATGTGAATGAACACAGCAGTCGCTCACACTG CATGCTTTGTATCATGGTTAGAGCAAAGAACCTGATAAATGGGGACTGTACAAGAAGTAAGCTTTGGTTAGTTGATCTTGCTGGAAGCGAGCGGTTAGCCAAGACAGACGCGCAAGGTGATCGGCTCAAGGAAGCACAAAATATCAACAGGTCGCTTTCTGCTTTAGGGGATGTCATTTCTGCTCTTGCTTCCAGAAGCAGCCACATCCCTTACAG GAATTCCAAGCTGACGCACTTGCTCCAAGACTCTTTAG GAGGGGATTCGAAAGCCCTAATGTTTGTGCAAATTAGCCCATCCGACAATGATGCGTCGGAAACCTTGAGTTCGTTGAACTTTGCAAGCCGTGTCCGTGGTATAGAACTGGGCCCAGCAAAGAAGCAGGTGGACACAGCCGAGCTTCAAAAGGTCAAACAGATG CTTGAAAGGTCTAAGCAGGAAGCCAAGCTTAAGGAGGAATCTTTGAGAAAGCTGGAAGAGAACTGTCAAAATTTAGAGAGTAAAGCCAAGGGAAAAGAGCAGCTTTACAAAAACTTGCAAGACAAG GTGAAGGAGCTTGAAAGCCAACTAGACTCTAAGATGCATTCTCAAATTACGTCGGAAAAGAGTCAGCTTTCTGGAAAACTTAAGGAGAAGGAAGAAGCATGTACTGCGCTACAGCACAAG ATAGTGGAGTTGGAGCGTAAGCTTGGACAGCAGCAGCAGTCAGACTCTGAGGTCGCAGCTCTTAAGCAAACG ATTGAGGAGGTGGAGCTGAAACtaaaggagcaggaagagcaaagatcaGCTGCAGAATCAAAG GCAATGGAAATGGGGCAAGAACTCTTGGAAGCACAGAAAACAGAGTCAATGCTTCAGAGCAAG CTGCTCGACCTCGAGAAGAAGCTGCAGGAGATGACAAAACTCAAAGACGCAAGCACGATGCCTGACCCAAAACCTCAAGACGCTAGTAGCACGATGATGCCTGAACCAAAGCCTCAAGGCACTAGTAGCACGACGATGCCTGAACCCTCAAACAATAATCTAGTCACAAGGGTTCTTCCTGCCACCCCTGTGGAGACAAACGTGGTGCCGGCTTGTTGTGCGAGGGAGGAGGCGATGAGCGAGAAGGCGCAGCAGCACCGCCGCATCCTGAGGAGCTCCGACTCGGCCAACAAGCGCTCCCTGTTTGCCCCGGAGGCGGCCGTCGTGAACGAGAGGAAGAGGAAAGGGGAGGAGAGCCACCCTCGtgcgggtggcggtggcggtggcggtggcaggcAGAACGCCGGGCGGAAGAGGAGCAGCATGCAGGGTGAGGTCGAGAACCAGCtccctgctgccgccgccgccgtggcgaGGAAGAGGAGCCTGCAGGGCGGCGAGGTGAGGTCGAAGAGGGCGTCGATCCCGGCGAGGCCTTGGACGTCGGCGGCTGCTGCTGCGCAGAAGGTGGTGGTGGCTCCTGGTTCCAGGATGaccaggcagcagcagcagcaggcggcggcgaGCAGCAACAAGACCAAGGGGTGGGTGAGGTGA
- the LOC123106207 gene encoding kinesin-like protein KIN-14E isoform X1: MDPMEGDAASAAGDDPMDFTWTAGVDPDPDPAPNPPQEAEAEAESMILVSGPRVAVSGLRRADCRAGECVLFVNSGGCAIQGDHPSANLFSSDSFFQGGESIETSETIVEGGDYPSLYSSARYGDFTYTFDGLAPGDYYLDLHFAEIVHTAGPTGIRSFDVLVQQDKILSQLDVFKVVGGNRPLQVLDIRAFVGSNGAIIIDFKGVRGNPMVCGICIRKSPATPAAKLGARGSGLCKKCLTDVEISSPIQKRTAKLISKYEKQIEELTSQCSIKSDECSMAWSLVESTNQELDRLKMELHQKLVQTDNFEQVLDTQTDQLRKVSQNYENDKKLWAAAISNLESKIKAMKQEQALLSLEAHDCAHAIPDLSKMIEAVRALVAQCDDLKMKYHEEMAKRKKLHNIVQETKGNIRVFCRCRPLSKVETSSGCKCVVDFDGANDGDIGIINGGTAKKTFKFDRVYTPKDDQAEVYADASPLVTSVLDGYNVCIFAYGQTGTGKTFTMEGTERNRGVNYRTLEELFKIAEERKDTVTYNISVSVLEVYNEQIRDLLATSPSSKKLEIKQAGEGSHHVPGIVEAKVEDINEVWDVLQTGSNSRAVGSNNVNEHSSRSHWLVITNIIFHFSMEYLPACGKNGLTFIIFFSMLCIMVRAKNLINGDCTRSKLWLVDLAGSERLAKTDAQGDRLKEAQNINRSLSALGDVISALASRSSHIPYRNSKLTHLLQDSLGGDSKALMFVQISPSDNDASETLSSLNFASRVRGIELGPAKKQVDTAELQKVKQMLERSKQEAKLKEESLRKLEENCQNLESKAKGKEQLYKNLQDKVKELESQLDSKMHSQITSEKSQLSGKLKEKEEACTALQHKIVELERKLGQQQQSDSEVAALKQTIEEVELKLKEQEEQRSAAESKAMEMGQELLEAQKTESMLQSKLLDLEKKLQEMTKLKDASTMPDPKPQDASSTMMPEPKPQGTSSTTMPEPSNNNLVTRVLPATPVETNVVPACCAREEAMSEKAQQHRRILRSSDSANKRSLFAPEAAVVNERKRKGEESHPRAGGGGGGGGRQNAGRKRSSMQGEVENQLPAAAAAVARKRSLQGGEVRSKRASIPARPWTSAAAAAQKVVVAPGSRMTRQQQQQAAASSNKTKGWVR; encoded by the exons ATGGACCCGATGGAAGGCGACGCGGCGAGCGCGGCGGGCGACGACCCCATGGACTTCACCTGGACCGCGGGcgtcgaccccgaccccgaccccgcgcCCAACCCGCcgcaggaggcggaggcggaggcggagtccaTGATCCTCGTCTCCGGCCCGCGCGTCGCCGTCTCCGGCCTCAGGCGGGCCGACTGCCGCGCAG gTGAATGCGTCCTGTTCGTCAACTCCGGCGGGTGCGCCATCCAAGGCGACCATCCCTCTGCAAACTTGTTTTCCAGCGACTCTTTCTTTCAAGGAGGGGAGTCGATAGAGACATCCGAGACCATAGTTGAAGGCGGCGACTATCCCTCGCTCTACAGCTCGGCACGCTACGGCGATTTCACCTACACATTCGACGGCCTTGCCCCTGGAGACTATTACCTGGATCTGCATTTCGCGGAGATAGTGCACACTGCCGGGCCAACAGGAATCAGATCTTTTGATGTCCTCGTGCAACAAGACAAG ATTTTGTCTCAACTTGATGTGTTCAAGGTGGTCGGAGGTAACAGGCCCCTTCAGGTTCTTGACATCAGGGCTTTTGTCGGGAGCAATGGTGCTATCATCATCGATTTCAAGGGAGTAAGAGGAAACCCCATGGTTTGTGGCATCTGCATTCGGAAATCCCCAGCAACACCAG CGGCAAAGTTAGGTGCACGCGGGAGTGGCTTATGCAAAAAATGCTTAACTGATGTTGAGATTTCTTCACCTATTCAG AAAAGGACAGCTAAACTCATCTCAAAGTACGAAAAACAGATCGAGGAGCTAACCAGCCAGTGCTCCATCAAGTCTGACGAGTGCTCCATGGCGTGGTCTTTAGTAGAATCTACCAATCAAGAACTTGACAGGCTTAAGATGGAGCTTCACCAAAAGCTTGTGCAAACTGATAATTTTG AACAAGTCCTTGACACACAAACGGACCAACTAAGAAAAGTTTCTCAGAACTACGAAAATGACAAGAAACTATGGGCTGCTGCCATATCTAACTTGGAGAGCAAAATCAAG GCCATGAAACAAGAGCAAGCACTGTTATCTCTTGAAGCACACGACTGTGCGCACGCGATTCCTGATTTGAGTAAGATGATTGAAGCTGTTCGAGCCTTAG TTGCACAGTGTGACGATCTGAAAATGAAGTACCACGAGGAGATGGCCAAGAGAAAGAAACTTCATAATATTGTCCAGGAGACAAAAG GAAATATTAGAGTTTTCTGCAGATGCCGCCCCTTGAGCAAAGTTGAGACATCGTCAGGGTGCAAATGTGTTGTAGATTTTGATGGAGCAAATGATGGCGACATTGGGATTATAAATGGTGGAACAGCAAAAAAGACATTCAAGTTTGACAGAGTCTACACCCCAAAGGATGACCAAG CTGAGGTTTACGCCGATGCATCTCCACTAGTCACGTCAGTGCTAGATGGATACAATGTATGCATATTTGCATACGGACAAACAGGAACCGGGAAGACCTTCACCATGGAAGGGACTGAAAGGAACAGAGGAGTAAACTATAGAACTCTGGAGGAGTTGTTCAAGATTGCTGAGGAGAGAAAAGACACTGTCACGTACAACATATCTGTTAGTGTGCTTGAGGTGTACAATGAACAAATCAGAGACCTCCTTGCAACATCCCCTTCATCTAAGAA GTTGGAGATCAAACAAGCAGGTGAAGGATCCCATCATGTGCCCGGCATAGTTGAGGCCAAAGTTGAGGACATAAATGAAGTTTGGGATGTCTTACAAACTGGAAGCAATTCGAGGGCTGTAGGGTCAAACAATGTGAATGAACACAGCAGTCGCTCACACTGGTTGGTCATAACTAACATTATTTTTCATTTCTCCATGGAGTACCTTCCTGCTTGTGGTAAAAATGGTTTGACCTTTATCATTTTTTTCAGCATGCTTTGTATCATGGTTAGAGCAAAGAACCTGATAAATGGGGACTGTACAAGAAGTAAGCTTTGGTTAGTTGATCTTGCTGGAAGCGAGCGGTTAGCCAAGACAGACGCGCAAGGTGATCGGCTCAAGGAAGCACAAAATATCAACAGGTCGCTTTCTGCTTTAGGGGATGTCATTTCTGCTCTTGCTTCCAGAAGCAGCCACATCCCTTACAG GAATTCCAAGCTGACGCACTTGCTCCAAGACTCTTTAG GAGGGGATTCGAAAGCCCTAATGTTTGTGCAAATTAGCCCATCCGACAATGATGCGTCGGAAACCTTGAGTTCGTTGAACTTTGCAAGCCGTGTCCGTGGTATAGAACTGGGCCCAGCAAAGAAGCAGGTGGACACAGCCGAGCTTCAAAAGGTCAAACAGATG CTTGAAAGGTCTAAGCAGGAAGCCAAGCTTAAGGAGGAATCTTTGAGAAAGCTGGAAGAGAACTGTCAAAATTTAGAGAGTAAAGCCAAGGGAAAAGAGCAGCTTTACAAAAACTTGCAAGACAAG GTGAAGGAGCTTGAAAGCCAACTAGACTCTAAGATGCATTCTCAAATTACGTCGGAAAAGAGTCAGCTTTCTGGAAAACTTAAGGAGAAGGAAGAAGCATGTACTGCGCTACAGCACAAG ATAGTGGAGTTGGAGCGTAAGCTTGGACAGCAGCAGCAGTCAGACTCTGAGGTCGCAGCTCTTAAGCAAACG ATTGAGGAGGTGGAGCTGAAACtaaaggagcaggaagagcaaagatcaGCTGCAGAATCAAAG GCAATGGAAATGGGGCAAGAACTCTTGGAAGCACAGAAAACAGAGTCAATGCTTCAGAGCAAG CTGCTCGACCTCGAGAAGAAGCTGCAGGAGATGACAAAACTCAAAGACGCAAGCACGATGCCTGACCCAAAACCTCAAGACGCTAGTAGCACGATGATGCCTGAACCAAAGCCTCAAGGCACTAGTAGCACGACGATGCCTGAACCCTCAAACAATAATCTAGTCACAAGGGTTCTTCCTGCCACCCCTGTGGAGACAAACGTGGTGCCGGCTTGTTGTGCGAGGGAGGAGGCGATGAGCGAGAAGGCGCAGCAGCACCGCCGCATCCTGAGGAGCTCCGACTCGGCCAACAAGCGCTCCCTGTTTGCCCCGGAGGCGGCCGTCGTGAACGAGAGGAAGAGGAAAGGGGAGGAGAGCCACCCTCGtgcgggtggcggtggcggtggcggtggcaggcAGAACGCCGGGCGGAAGAGGAGCAGCATGCAGGGTGAGGTCGAGAACCAGCtccctgctgccgccgccgccgtggcgaGGAAGAGGAGCCTGCAGGGCGGCGAGGTGAGGTCGAAGAGGGCGTCGATCCCGGCGAGGCCTTGGACGTCGGCGGCTGCTGCTGCGCAGAAGGTGGTGGTGGCTCCTGGTTCCAGGATGaccaggcagcagcagcagcaggcggcggcgaGCAGCAACAAGACCAAGGGGTGGGTGAGGTGA
- the LOC123106208 gene encoding probable RNA-binding protein EIF1AD → MKGGRKNLWRACGEGTAVTLAEGESIMQVVTLRGSNLIEVTDGEGVKSHKSFWIKNGNFVVLDAIGRDEALESGSKIACVVSRVLFHDQVRALEKSGQWPAIFKSSPNGWATGPQGTTSQAEEEHNSDEDDDDHMPPLEANMNKK, encoded by the exons ATGAAGGGCGGTAGGAAGAACCTGTGGCGCGCGTGCGGGGAGGGCACCGCGGTGACGCTGGCGGAGGGCGAGAGCATCATGCAGGTCGTCACGCTACGCGGCTCAAACCTCATCGAG GTGACCGACGGCGAGGGCGTCAAGTCTCACAAGAGCTTCTGGATCAAGAACG GGAATTTCGTGGTTCTGGATGCTATTGGCAGGGACGAGGCTCTCGAATCTGGAAGCAAGATAGCCTGTGTCGTCTCACGCGTCCTCTTTCACGACCAGGTTCGCGCCCTCGAGAAATCCGGCCAATG GCCGGCTATCTTCAAGTCAAGTCCCAATGGGTGGGCGACAGGGCCACAAGGAACGACATCACAGGCTGAGGAAGAGCACAACTctgatgaagacgacgatgatcATATGCCGCCACTTGAGGCAAACATGAACAAAAAATAG
- the LOC123106207 gene encoding kinesin-like protein KIN-14E isoform X2 produces the protein MDPMEGDAASAAGDDPMDFTWTAGVDPDPDPAPNPPQEAEAEAESMILVSGPRVAVSGLRRADCRAGECVLFVNSGGCAIQGDHPSANLFSSDSFFQGGESIETSETIVEGGDYPSLYSSARYGDFTYTFDGLAPGDYYLDLHFAEIVHTAGPTGIRSFDVLVQQDKILSQLDVFKVVGGNRPLQVLDIRAFVGSNGAIIIDFKGVRGNPMVCGICIRKSPATPAAKLGARGSGLCKKCLTDVEISSPIQKRTAKLISKYEKQIEELTSQCSIKSDECSMAWSLVESTNQELDRLKMELHQKLVQTDNFEQVLDTQTDQLRKVSQNYENDKKLWAAAISNLESKIKAMKQEQALLSLEAHDCAHAIPDLSKMIEAVRALVAQCDDLKMKYHEEMAKRKKLHNIVQETKGNIRVFCRCRPLSKVETSSGCKCVVDFDGANDGDIGIINGGTAKKTFKFDRVYTPKDDQAEVYADASPLVTSVLDGYNVCIFAYGQTGTGKTFTMEGTERNRGVNYRTLEELFKIAEERKDTVTYNISVSVLEVYNEQIRDLLATSPSSKKLEIKQAGEGSHHVPGIVEAKVEDINEVWDVLQTGSNSRAVGSNNVNEHSSRSHWLVITNIIFHFSMEYLPACGKNGLTFIIFFSMLCIMVRAKNLINGDCTRSKLWLVDLAGSERLAKTDAQGDRLKEAQNINRSLSALGDVISALASRSSHIPYRNSKLTHLLQDSLGGDSKALMFVQISPSDNDASETLSSLNFASRVRGIELGPAKKQVDTAELQKVKQMLERSKQEAKLKEESLRKLEENCQNLESKAKGKEQLYKNLQDKVKELESQLDSKMHSQITSEKSQLSGKLKEKEEACTALQHKIEEVELKLKEQEEQRSAAESKAMEMGQELLEAQKTESMLQSKLLDLEKKLQEMTKLKDASTMPDPKPQDASSTMMPEPKPQGTSSTTMPEPSNNNLVTRVLPATPVETNVVPACCAREEAMSEKAQQHRRILRSSDSANKRSLFAPEAAVVNERKRKGEESHPRAGGGGGGGGRQNAGRKRSSMQGEVENQLPAAAAAVARKRSLQGGEVRSKRASIPARPWTSAAAAAQKVVVAPGSRMTRQQQQQAAASSNKTKGWVR, from the exons ATGGACCCGATGGAAGGCGACGCGGCGAGCGCGGCGGGCGACGACCCCATGGACTTCACCTGGACCGCGGGcgtcgaccccgaccccgaccccgcgcCCAACCCGCcgcaggaggcggaggcggaggcggagtccaTGATCCTCGTCTCCGGCCCGCGCGTCGCCGTCTCCGGCCTCAGGCGGGCCGACTGCCGCGCAG gTGAATGCGTCCTGTTCGTCAACTCCGGCGGGTGCGCCATCCAAGGCGACCATCCCTCTGCAAACTTGTTTTCCAGCGACTCTTTCTTTCAAGGAGGGGAGTCGATAGAGACATCCGAGACCATAGTTGAAGGCGGCGACTATCCCTCGCTCTACAGCTCGGCACGCTACGGCGATTTCACCTACACATTCGACGGCCTTGCCCCTGGAGACTATTACCTGGATCTGCATTTCGCGGAGATAGTGCACACTGCCGGGCCAACAGGAATCAGATCTTTTGATGTCCTCGTGCAACAAGACAAG ATTTTGTCTCAACTTGATGTGTTCAAGGTGGTCGGAGGTAACAGGCCCCTTCAGGTTCTTGACATCAGGGCTTTTGTCGGGAGCAATGGTGCTATCATCATCGATTTCAAGGGAGTAAGAGGAAACCCCATGGTTTGTGGCATCTGCATTCGGAAATCCCCAGCAACACCAG CGGCAAAGTTAGGTGCACGCGGGAGTGGCTTATGCAAAAAATGCTTAACTGATGTTGAGATTTCTTCACCTATTCAG AAAAGGACAGCTAAACTCATCTCAAAGTACGAAAAACAGATCGAGGAGCTAACCAGCCAGTGCTCCATCAAGTCTGACGAGTGCTCCATGGCGTGGTCTTTAGTAGAATCTACCAATCAAGAACTTGACAGGCTTAAGATGGAGCTTCACCAAAAGCTTGTGCAAACTGATAATTTTG AACAAGTCCTTGACACACAAACGGACCAACTAAGAAAAGTTTCTCAGAACTACGAAAATGACAAGAAACTATGGGCTGCTGCCATATCTAACTTGGAGAGCAAAATCAAG GCCATGAAACAAGAGCAAGCACTGTTATCTCTTGAAGCACACGACTGTGCGCACGCGATTCCTGATTTGAGTAAGATGATTGAAGCTGTTCGAGCCTTAG TTGCACAGTGTGACGATCTGAAAATGAAGTACCACGAGGAGATGGCCAAGAGAAAGAAACTTCATAATATTGTCCAGGAGACAAAAG GAAATATTAGAGTTTTCTGCAGATGCCGCCCCTTGAGCAAAGTTGAGACATCGTCAGGGTGCAAATGTGTTGTAGATTTTGATGGAGCAAATGATGGCGACATTGGGATTATAAATGGTGGAACAGCAAAAAAGACATTCAAGTTTGACAGAGTCTACACCCCAAAGGATGACCAAG CTGAGGTTTACGCCGATGCATCTCCACTAGTCACGTCAGTGCTAGATGGATACAATGTATGCATATTTGCATACGGACAAACAGGAACCGGGAAGACCTTCACCATGGAAGGGACTGAAAGGAACAGAGGAGTAAACTATAGAACTCTGGAGGAGTTGTTCAAGATTGCTGAGGAGAGAAAAGACACTGTCACGTACAACATATCTGTTAGTGTGCTTGAGGTGTACAATGAACAAATCAGAGACCTCCTTGCAACATCCCCTTCATCTAAGAA GTTGGAGATCAAACAAGCAGGTGAAGGATCCCATCATGTGCCCGGCATAGTTGAGGCCAAAGTTGAGGACATAAATGAAGTTTGGGATGTCTTACAAACTGGAAGCAATTCGAGGGCTGTAGGGTCAAACAATGTGAATGAACACAGCAGTCGCTCACACTGGTTGGTCATAACTAACATTATTTTTCATTTCTCCATGGAGTACCTTCCTGCTTGTGGTAAAAATGGTTTGACCTTTATCATTTTTTTCAGCATGCTTTGTATCATGGTTAGAGCAAAGAACCTGATAAATGGGGACTGTACAAGAAGTAAGCTTTGGTTAGTTGATCTTGCTGGAAGCGAGCGGTTAGCCAAGACAGACGCGCAAGGTGATCGGCTCAAGGAAGCACAAAATATCAACAGGTCGCTTTCTGCTTTAGGGGATGTCATTTCTGCTCTTGCTTCCAGAAGCAGCCACATCCCTTACAG GAATTCCAAGCTGACGCACTTGCTCCAAGACTCTTTAG GAGGGGATTCGAAAGCCCTAATGTTTGTGCAAATTAGCCCATCCGACAATGATGCGTCGGAAACCTTGAGTTCGTTGAACTTTGCAAGCCGTGTCCGTGGTATAGAACTGGGCCCAGCAAAGAAGCAGGTGGACACAGCCGAGCTTCAAAAGGTCAAACAGATG CTTGAAAGGTCTAAGCAGGAAGCCAAGCTTAAGGAGGAATCTTTGAGAAAGCTGGAAGAGAACTGTCAAAATTTAGAGAGTAAAGCCAAGGGAAAAGAGCAGCTTTACAAAAACTTGCAAGACAAG GTGAAGGAGCTTGAAAGCCAACTAGACTCTAAGATGCATTCTCAAATTACGTCGGAAAAGAGTCAGCTTTCTGGAAAACTTAAGGAGAAGGAAGAAGCATGTACTGCGCTACAGCACAAG ATTGAGGAGGTGGAGCTGAAACtaaaggagcaggaagagcaaagatcaGCTGCAGAATCAAAG GCAATGGAAATGGGGCAAGAACTCTTGGAAGCACAGAAAACAGAGTCAATGCTTCAGAGCAAG CTGCTCGACCTCGAGAAGAAGCTGCAGGAGATGACAAAACTCAAAGACGCAAGCACGATGCCTGACCCAAAACCTCAAGACGCTAGTAGCACGATGATGCCTGAACCAAAGCCTCAAGGCACTAGTAGCACGACGATGCCTGAACCCTCAAACAATAATCTAGTCACAAGGGTTCTTCCTGCCACCCCTGTGGAGACAAACGTGGTGCCGGCTTGTTGTGCGAGGGAGGAGGCGATGAGCGAGAAGGCGCAGCAGCACCGCCGCATCCTGAGGAGCTCCGACTCGGCCAACAAGCGCTCCCTGTTTGCCCCGGAGGCGGCCGTCGTGAACGAGAGGAAGAGGAAAGGGGAGGAGAGCCACCCTCGtgcgggtggcggtggcggtggcggtggcaggcAGAACGCCGGGCGGAAGAGGAGCAGCATGCAGGGTGAGGTCGAGAACCAGCtccctgctgccgccgccgccgtggcgaGGAAGAGGAGCCTGCAGGGCGGCGAGGTGAGGTCGAAGAGGGCGTCGATCCCGGCGAGGCCTTGGACGTCGGCGGCTGCTGCTGCGCAGAAGGTGGTGGTGGCTCCTGGTTCCAGGATGaccaggcagcagcagcagcaggcggcggcgaGCAGCAACAAGACCAAGGGGTGGGTGAGGTGA